The following proteins come from a genomic window of Ictalurus furcatus strain D&B chromosome 14, Billie_1.0, whole genome shotgun sequence:
- the tmem276a gene encoding transmembrane protein 178B, whose amino-acid sequence MATMRVLTACGLLLAFCALALLAVAMSTDYWYETDARRHRERCKKYAGKRTDPGYIYISSQNLPLRMLPQRPERGAAMLRERRDLLPPSSAMESRCSRRFNSTATGLWRKCHREGFDQENEELIFKGLLQRCMPVKYYYSSSNIPRNLPVNITKTIRQDEWHALHLQRMTAGFIGMAVSIILFGWIIGVLGCCKHNELMQYVAGLLFLMGGTCCIISLCTCVAGINFELSRYPRQLYRLPEDISHGYGWSMFSAWGGLGLTLLAGFLCTLAPSLHSPQTTTVHKPQQENGMV is encoded by the exons ATGGCGACCATGCGGGTGCTGACGGCGTGCGGGCTGCTGCTGGCCTTCTGCGCGCTGGCGCTGCTCGCCGTAGCCATGAGCACGGACTACTGGTACGAGACGGACGCCCGCCGCCACCGCGAGCGCTGCAAGAAATACGCGGGCAAGCGAACTGACCCGGGATACATCTACATTTCCAGTCAGAACCTGCCGCTCCGCATGCTGCCCCAGAGGCCCGAGCGTGGCGCCGCGATGCTGAGGGAGAGGCGCGATCTGCTGCCACCCTCCTCGGCCATGGAGTCGCGCTGCAGTCGCAGGTTTAACTCGACGGCCACGGGATTGTGGCGGAAATGCCATAGAGAGGGCTTCGATCAGGAGAACGAGGAGCTCATCTTTAAAG GTTTGCTCCAGCGCTGTATGCCagtgaaatattattattcctcCTCGAATATTCCACGCAATCTCCCAGTGAACATTACGAAGACAATACGGCAAGACGAGTGGCATGCTCTCC ATTTGCAGAGGATGACTGCAGGGTTCATAGGCATGGCTGTGTCCATCATCCTGTTCGGCTGGATCATTGGCGTGCTGGGCTGCTGTAAGCACAACGAGCTGATGCAGTATGTAGCAGGCCTGCTCTTCCTAATGGGAG GAACCTGCTGTATCATCTCTCTCTGCACATGTGTAGCTGGGATTAACTTTGAGCTGTCTCGCTACCCTCGCCAACTGTACAGGCTGCCTGAAGACATCAGTCATGGCTATGGCTGGTCCATGTTTAGCGCCTGGGGTGGCCTTGGCCTCACACTGCTAGCTGGATTCCTCTGCACACTGGCTCCATCGCTTCACAGCCCTCAGaccaccactgtacacaaaccgCAGCAGGAGAATGGCATGGTGTGA
- the spi1a gene encoding transcription factor PU.1a encodes MPEKIIHYRMEGCVISSSSDEIVTYDQVFRPQYDFYPYLPGDADGHMESGWDYHTDHAHQSELDVPSSSHFTELHPATYYYGDVESYHPPLDSGLGAFVPVVAPQFAYVSHPLYQRSPAAHCSTDDEDAGARSPPFEVSEGEEDHGAHLASTSTSLTGNKRKMRLYQFLLELLREGDMKECIWWVDRERGTFQFSSKHKEMLASRWGLQKGNRKRMTYQKMARALRNYGKTGEVKKIKKKLTYQFSSEVLRRMPAEKKYH; translated from the exons ATGCCTGAGAAGATTATACATTACAGAATGGAGGGTTGTGTCATTTCATCA TCATCAGATGAAATTGTTACATACGATCAAGTTTTCCGACCGCAGTATGATTTTTACCCATACTTACCCGGTGATGCAGATGGTCATATGG AGAGTGGATGGGACTACCACACTGATCACGCTCACCAGAGTGAGCTGGACGTCCCTTCAAGTAGTCACTTCACTGAACTACACCCTGCCACCTACTACTATGGCGATGTGGAGTCTTACCACCCACCTCTGGATTCAGGCCTGGGGGCTTTTGTGCCTGTGGTCGCACCTCAG TTTGCGTATGTCTCTCACCCACTGTACCAGCGCTCTCCTGCTGCCCACTGCAGCACAGACGATGAGGATGCAGGGGCACGCAGTCCACCATTTGAGGTGTCTGAGGGAGAAGAGGACCATGGGGCACACCTTGCTAGCACATCCACTAGCTTAACAG gcaacaaaagaaaaatgcgtCTCTATCAGTTCCTTTTGGAGCTGCTCAGAGAGGGGGATATGAAAGAATGCATTTGGTgggtggacagagagagaggcacctTTCAGTTCTCTTCCAAACACAAGGAGATGCTGGCCAGCCGCTGGGGCCTACAGAAGGGCAACCGCAAGAGAATGACCTATCAGAAGATGGCTAGGGCCCTGCGCAACTATGGCAAGACAGGGGAGGTGAAAAAAATCAAGAAGAAACTTACATACCAGTTCAGTAGTGAGGTGCTGAGGAGGATGCCGGCAGAGAAAAAATATCACTGA